Genomic window (Cellulosilyticum lentocellum DSM 5427):
AGGCTTTTACTTCTTCTTCAATATTTAAAAGATGCTTATCAAAGACCTTTTTATTACGAGGTCCTAAATTACAAGGACTTCCACAACAACAGCCATATTTATATAACTTGGTACAAGCAAAACAATTTAAGTTAATTTCATGATTTAATGCTTCTTCATCAACTAAAAATATCTGATCATTCTTTTCAATTACACTAAGTTTTTGTGCCAATAGATAGCTTTTTAAATCTTCTAACTGACTTGTAAAACTATCCTCCATGTCGTAATATTCCGCATCTATAACACTATTTAATAATTTTTCTAGACGTCTATCTTTTTCACTTAAATCACTACTTGTAGTCGTTATTAAAGTTTTTTCCTCATCTACTAAATCTGTAATAGCTGGTAATTTTTTTTGCAAATCTTTAACTAGCTTATTTATATTTAACTGTATATCGCTATTAATCTTTATCTTAAGACTATTAGACTGCATCTCTATTTGCTTTAATAAAAGCTCCTGTTCTTCACATAAATGAGCTATATGCCCTTGAGCCATTTCTTGTATTTCTTCTTCGAAGCTAGGCTTATTTCCTTGAGTGTACCAAGCAATGGTATAGTACCATTTAGATTCATTATCTATCATATTATTTCCTCGTCTTACTTATTAATATCACTTTCATTTTCTTCTTGTAGCTACTCAGCCGCTAATACTCACTATTTTATACAGCTGAAGAGTTATCTCCCTTTTATCTTAATATGAGATTTAATGACTGTCTATGCAGAAAGCTATTATAGGTATTTACCTATGTTTTTCATAACAACTATTTATTTTACAAATAATCATTTTTCCTTTACACTATTTCTATAATTAAGTTAAAACTTACTCAAACACATAAGGAGAATGAACACCATGTCACATAAAAAAGAAACTCAACATGGACATTTGTTATGGCAACTTTTCATCTCCACCTTTATGCTAAGTGCTTGTACTTTTGGTGGTGGTTTTGTTATTGTTTCGCTGATGAAAAAAAAATTTGTTGAAGAATTAGGTTGGATTGAAGAAAGTGAAATGCTGGATATTACAGCTATTGCTCAATCTTCACCAGGTCCTATTCCTATTAATGCTTCTGTTATTTTAGGTTATCGTATGAGGGGTATAATAGGCTCAATTGTAGCAGTACTAGGGACTTCCATCCCACCGCTTGTGATTATTTCTATTATTGCTGTATTTTATGATGCTTTTCGTCATAATGCCGTTATTGCTACTGCCCTTTTAGTTATGCGCGCTGGTGTAGCAGCTGTAATATGTGATGTTGTCATTAATCTAGCTAAAAATATTATCCGTACAGGAAATCGTTTTTACATGGTGCTTATGGTCATTACCTTTGTCATGACCTACTTTATGGGTATTAGTGCCATGACCATTATTTTACTTTGTATTGCCATTGGACTCATCACACTTTTACTAGAAATGAAACGCAATAAACAACAAGGAGACTGCTAATATGTTACTTCAATTATTTTTAAGCTTTCTAAAAGTAGGCCTATTTAGTGTAGGCGGTGGTTATGCGGCTATTCCTCTTATACAAAATCAAATTGTTAATGTACATGGTCTTATGACTATGGCTGAATTTACAGATTTGATAACTATAGCAGAAATGACACCAGGTCCTATTTCCATTAATTCTGCTACCTTTGTAGGAACACAATTAGCAGGACTACCTGGCGCGCTTATTTGTACTTTAGGTTGCATTTTACCTGCATTTATACTTTGTCTTATACTAGCTCATTTTTATTATAAATACCGCAACTTATCTGGGGTTCAAACCATTTTAGCAAGTCTTAGACCTGCTGTTGTAGCACTTATTAGTTCTGCTGGACTTGCGATTTTATCTCTTGCATTATTTAATGCTGATAAGTCTGAAATTGTTTTAGCCAACTTTAGACCTGTTGAGTTTTGTTTATTTATAGGTAGTTTAGTGGCCTTAAGAAAATTTAAATTTAACCCCATTATGGTCATTTTCGGTTCCGGCATTATTGGTACTTTAGTTTATAGTATCTTTTAAGCTTTCAAACCATTTACTCGTAAACAGTCTAAAAAACTCATTAACTGCTTAGATAAAAACTTATCCTTATGAGATACAACACAGATTTGTCTAGATAGGCTTATGCCTTCTAGTTCAATGATGTGTAGTATTTCTTTTTTTACTTCTTGCTCAATTGTACGTGCTGAAAATACTGCAATGCCTTGTCCTGCAATAGCCGCTGCTTTAATAGCCTCGGTATTTGTACACTCCCACTTAACTTCCATCATTACCTGATGTTCCTCAAGATGCCTACGAAATAAGCTTCTTATACCACTCCCTTCTTCTCTGCAAATCAAGTGATGTCCTTGTAGCGCTGTAATAGGTAGTGACTTTTGACCATATAAAGGATGCTTTTTCCCAACTGCTACTACGAGGGGGTCTTGACATACGGATTGCTTTACTAAATCCGGTGCATTAACTTCTCCTTCAATAATGCCTACATCCAATTGACTATTTAAAAGCATTTCTTGTAGTCTATAAGTATTATTAACAGTCACTTTAATCTTAACTTGTGGGTTTTGCTCTTCAAAAGTAGTAATCATCGGTTCAAGCATATAAGTCCCTGCTGTAATGGTAGCACCTATACGTAAGTTCACTTTTTCTCCCAAATGATTTAAGTTCACTTCCATTTCATCAAAGGATTGAAGGATATGCTGCGCATATTGAAACAGTAACTGACCATTTTCTGTAATGTAGAGTTTTTTAGAAAGCCTTTCAAAAAGTTTAATGCCATAATAATCTTCTATTTCTTTAATAGCCTGACTCACTGAAGGTTGAGAAATAAAAAGTGATTTGGCTGCAATCCCCATCTTACCCTCCTTGACTACTGCTACAAAAATCCTTAAATGCCTAATTGTCATACCTGATCTCCTTTATTACTTAGTTACTTCTATTATAACCCCATCTATTCCTTATATAAATAGTATTAAAAAACACTAGATGATTGTTGGCTTTTAACCACTTCATCTAGTGTTTCTGGGCTTATAGCTTGAAATTTTCTATTGAACTTTCTAAACGCTTCATAGATTCAACTAAATTTTGAGATAATACAGATAGATTTTGAATAACTCCTTTTTGTTCCTCACTAAACGCACTCACTTCTTCAGTAGCAGCTGTAGATTCTTCTATAACAGCTGCAATATTAGAAATCTTGCTACTTGTTTCACTACGAAGTTTATTCATGTCATCAACTTGACTATTAATATGGCTTAGCTCTTCATCCATGTGTTGTAAAATGGAAATCATTTCTTTAAATATAACAGCAGTCTTATCCACTGCTTGATTTTGCTTATTAAAGATTTCATTTGCTTTTCCCACAAGTTCAGTCGTATTCAGTGTTTTATTTTCTATCTCTTGCAAGGTCTTCCCTATGGTTACAGTAGAAGATTTAGATTGCTCTGCTAACTTTCTCACCTCTTCAGCAACTACTGCAAAGCCTTTTCCAACTTCTCCTGCACGTGCTGCTTCAATGCTTGCATTAAGGGCTAAAAGATTGGTTTGCTCACTAATACTATCTAAGAATTTCATCATTTTTTCAATGCCTTTATTAAGCTCATTTAATTCTCCAACACTAGCGTTCATTTCCTTAGTAATACTTATTGATGAGGCCATTGTTGTATTTAATAAAGTCATTGTATCAGATGCTTCATGAAGCATTTCTTTAGCACCCTGTGTGTTCTTATAGATATTTTGTGTTTTCTCGCTAACCATTTGTATACTTTCTCCAAGGTTAGCCATTGCCACAACCCCTTCTTGAGTATCAGAAGCTTGATGATTTGCACCTTCAGCTATTTCACCTACTGAAGTAGTTAGTTGTGTGAATCCTTCTACTGTTTCATTCGTTGATTCAGAAAGAATTTGACTATTTTTTAAAGTACTTGCTACTACTTCTTTGGTTTCTTCTAAAAGCTTATGTATGTTAAACATCATATGATTAAAACTCTTGCATAACAAAGCTACTTCATTATGTCCTTTATTTGAAGCCTCAATAGTTAAATCCCCTTCTTCTGCTTTCTTCATAAGCTTCATCAGTTCAATGATAGGATTTGAAAATTTCTTAGCAATTCTTGTACCTACTACTATAGCTAAAGCAGCTACTACAAGTACTAAAATCCAAGTGAATAAACTTGCCGTCTGTATACGTTCTGTAAGTGAACGTTCTGGTATCTGTACAATCATCTTCCAACCATTGCTCATGGTATGATAAGTAACTAATTGTTTGTCCACTATTGTAGAACCATTTTCTTCACCATTTTCAATAGTTGTCCAAATTTTATCACTTATTTGAGCTCGCTCTGCTGGTTTACTATAAATGTTCTTTTTATTATTATCTACAATGACAATAGAAGAATCACTTAACAAATTAACCTGATCAATAGCAGATACCATTTTACTTAAATTAACTTCCATAACAATAATATCTTTTGAGGTTTTTTTATTATTTACTTTTCTAGCAATAAAGATACTATCTGATAAATCACCTATTCCAGCAATCCAGGTAGGTGTCATATCTATGTCATAATCTCTTATACGTTCTATAGACTCTATCTTATACTTATTAGATTCTCCCCCGGCAATAATCTCACCATTGGTAGGTACGACCCATATATTAGTTACGGCACTATTTAATGAGAAAACAGCATTGATTTGAGAAGATATATTTCTACTACCTGTTAGTTTATCAAACATATCATCAGAATTATACTTTTCAAAATTATTTATAGGAATAGTATTAGACACTACAAAATCTGTTATTTTCTGTTCAACTTGTGCATTAAATACCGTTATATTCTCAGAAACTTGTTTAATGATTTCTTCAGATAATTGTTGGGTCGTATCTCTTACCACATCTTTAGAAACCTTTGCTGAAAAAATATTAACAATTAATAAGGGAATAATAGCAAAACATATACACATAGATATAATGCTTGACTTTATAGAAACAAATTTATCTTTTTTAGTAGCACTTTTTACTTTTAATTTTTCTTTCTGCTTAAGTGGCCTATTGGTTAACTTTTTTTTCTGTGTTAATTGAGTTCTACCTTTTTTTCGCATATACAATCTCCCTCTTTTTTCACCTTATGTTAATCTCTTTTATTCTACCATGATTTATCTATTTTGTATAACAATATTTTAAAATTTTAGACAAAAAAATACATTTTGCACATTAAAAAAGCCGCTATGATATACTAGCAGCTTTTTTGCTTTATTTTGTAAGTAAGTATTATGTTTTCTAGAAGTCAACCTCTGTGCCATAGTAACAGCATTTTAAGAGTTCTTCCATTTGTTTTTGATCTGGAATTCTTGGATTTGATCCTGTACAAGCATCACTAATAGCAAGAGCAGCTACTTCTGGAAGTTTTTCTAAGAATTCATCTTCTGGTACCATACCATTTTCATAGTCTTTAATGCATTTTGGGATATTGAGCGCTACATTATAAGCTTCAATTTTATCACAAAGCGCTTTAACTAAGCCTTCGGTCGTATCGCCTTCTAAGTCAATAAACTTGGCAATATCTGCATAACGTTTTGCTGCCACTTCATCTTTGGCATTAAATCTAATCACTTGTGGTAAATACATTGCATTAGCACAGCCATGAACAATATGTCCATTTTTATAAGCTGCACCTGTTTTATGTGCCATAGAGTGAACGATTCCTAAAAGTGCATTAGAGAACGCCATACCTGCAAGGCATTGTGCATAGTGCATTTGCTCACGAGCTTCCATATCTCCTTCATAAGAAGCTTGTAAGTCATCAAAAATCATCTCAATTGCTTTTAAAGCAAGTGGATCTGTAAAGCAAGAATGGCAAGTAGAAACATAAGCTTCAATCGCATGAGTTAAAGCATCCATACCTGTATGTGCTGTTAATTGAGCTGGCATTGTTTCTGCAAGATTAGGATCTACAATAGCAATGTCAGGCGTAATATTAAAATCTGCTAAGGGATATTTAATACCTTTTGCATAATCTGTAATAACAGAGAAAGCTGTTACTTCAGTAGCGGTTCCTGAGGTAGAAGGAATAGCACAGAATTTAGCTTTTTGTCTAAGTGTTGGGAATGAGAAAGGCTGAATAATAGCTTCAAAAGTAGTTTCTGGATATTCATAGAAAACCCACATTGCTTTTGCCGCATCAATAGGTGAACCACCACCTATAGCTACAATCCAATCTGGCTCAAATTCGCGCATCACCTCTGCACCTTTCATAACGGTTTCTACAGATGGGTCTGGCTCAACATTTTCGAATAATTTTACTTCCATACCTGCTTCTTTTAAATTGTCTACAACTTGATCTAAGAATCCAAAGCGTTTCATAGAACCGCCACCAACTACTACAATTGCTTTTTTACCTGTTAAATTTTTTAATTCATTAATTGAACCTTTTCCATGATATAAATCTCTTGGTAATGTAAAGCGTGCCATGTTAATTCCCCCTATAATCTTTGTTGTGTAATGTTTTTCTTTCTTTGTTAATATTATAACACACTCATTTTTAAACTGGTAATATTAAATCAGAATACCCCCAATATATAAAAAACATTACTCGTTTTTATATTTATATCCTTTTTTCATTATTTCTTTATTTAATAGTCTACAAATTTTTATTTACAGATTTTTTGTGTTACTATAGAACTATAAAATGATGTAACTGTTCAGTCTTACTACAATAACCAGCTACTAGAATCGTAAAGGAAATGAGAGGGATGTTATGAATTTGCAACAACTACGTTATGTGCTTGAAGTTGAGAAATCTAGTTCCATTACCCGAGCAGCTAAAAATCTTTTTATGGGACAGCCTAATTTAAGTAAGGCCATTAAAGAGCTAGAACTTGAAATTGGCATTACTATTTTTAAGCGTACACCTAAAGGTGTAGAGCCTACCCGCGACGGCAAGCAATTTCTTCAGTATGCCAGAACTATTCTTTCACAAATGGATGAGTTAGAAAGCCTTTATAAAACGTATCATAAAGAAACCTTTAAATTAGCTGTTTCTGTTCCTAGGGCTACTTATATTTCTACTGCTTTCTCAAGGTTCTTAAATACTTCTTTAAAAGAAGAAAATGTAGAATCTTTGCCATTAAATATTCACTATAAAGAAACGAATGCCCATACTACTATCCAAGATGTTGCTACCGGCGAAAGTGACTTAGGTATTGTACGATATCAAAAGCTCCATGAAAGTTATTTTTTAGCACTTATTAAAGAACAAGGTCTACAGTATGAGTGTATCGGAGAATTTGCCATGTGTATTATGCTACATAAAAATCATCCACTGGCAAATTATCAAGATATTCCTTTTCATGCCTTAGGCCAATACATAGAAATTTTACATGGTGACTTTCAAGAACCTAATTTGACTTTTAGTCATATTAAAAAAGGTGCCGATATGGATACGGCTCAAAAACGGATTTATATTTATGACCGTAGTAGCCAATTCGATTTGCTTGAGCAAGTTAAAGGAACTTATTTATGGGTTAGTCCTATGCCTGAAGAAACCCTTAAAAAGCATAACTTAGTCACTAGAAAGTGTAGCCTTGCTTCTCCTACTACGGATATGATGATTTACCCACATAAGGATATGCTTAAATCTCATGAATTAGCTCTTATTAGTGTTTTACGCTCTACTTTAAATAGCTTAAATCCAAAATAAACGTAATCCCCAAGACCTTAACTAAAATCTTGGGGATTACGTTTATCCACACTTTGTATTCCTTATAAAAGTTTAATATTATCCTTGTCTTGGATACACTTTAAAATTTCTTCCCATATCAGGTTCTCTGTTACTCTTACTTTTCTTGGTTCACAAAGGTAACGTAAGCTAAGCCACATAGCACCATCTTTTATTTCCGTATAAATAATAGGTGTAAGATTATTATAACAAATTAAGTACTGTTTACTCGCAGTCTCTATTTGCTTCTTAGCTTCTTCGATGTAATCACTACTATACTTCTCTATAATCTCATAAAAAAGAGCTTTCACTTGCTCCAAATCACTTGCTAAATCTAATTTAACCGTCATTTCATTCCAAATATACTTAAATCCTGTTTCATAGTTAGCTAAAGGACCTGAAAAAACAAGCATATTAGGCATATGTAAAATACGTCCTGTACTTTGTTCCTGCATAATACGATTACCTACCTCTAGCATGGTGAAGTGAAGAAGATTTACATCGATCACATCTCCTATTTGCCCTGCAACTTCTATACGTTCACCTACTTTAAAAGGTTTCGCAAATAGAATATAAAGACCTCCTATCAGATTCACAAAAACATCTCGAATGGCAATAGTAAACCCAGCTGATAAAAAGCCTAACAAAGTTAAGAAAGATGTTGAGGATTTCTGCCATATGATAAGCAAGCATAATAAATACAATACAGCATAAATGCCACTTAATACTTTTCTATGTTTATATTTTCTTTCTTGTCCCTCCCCTACTGTTTTGATTAACTTTTGTGTATATTGTTTTAAGATAAGGATGATGATTAATGAGACAATACTATAAATGATTTTATTTATCATTGTATTAGAATGAATAATCTGCTCTTGAATCCATAACCACACGCGAATCACTCCCCCTCTTTCTATGTTAATAGACACTTTCCCCTAGTATATAATACTTTTCTCACTTTCTCTACTGCAATTGATTGATAAGATCATAGTGCGCATTAATAGCTGATAATCCTTTTTCTAAATTCTTTTCTTCTAAGCCTAAATAGATTTGCATGTGGTACTGGGCTAACTGTTCTCGCTCATCTATGGTTGCTTTTTTAAGGGTTTCCTCTATTAATTCTTCACAAACACTAGCTAATGGCTCCACAATATTCATCATAAACCCATTGCCTGTTGCTTTAACAATAGAAAAGTGAAAGTTTTTATCAAATAAAATCTCATTCTCAAATCTTTCATTTAAGGGATTCACTAAACAACTTTTTATATCTTTTAATTGCTGATCAGATATACTTCTCATAGCTATCTTATAAGCTTCTAGTTCTATAGCTCTCCTTACTTCAGTAATATCCACATAGTCTACTTGTTTCATCAAAAGCATTAAACTAAAAGATTCTGTTAAGTTTTTCGAAAAATTTCCTAATAAATAGTTACCTGAGCCCTGTTTACTTTCAATAAGTCCGATATTCTCCATACTTCTTAAAGCTTCTCTAATGGAAGGACGTGAAATACCTAGTTTTTCAGAAAGCTTTCTTTCTGTTTCTAACTTACCTCCTATCTGAATTGTCCCATTTTTCATTTGCTCTTTTATATACTCAATGACCTTAAAGTATTCTTTATTTTCCATACAGTCTCCTTGTGCCGATGTGCTCATTTATGTATAAACATTATCTCATATAAACGTAGCAAAAATTGAAGCCCCTACTACTGTTAAAAGGCCAGAAATAGCTATAGATAAACTACTCATAGCCCCTTCTATTCTTCCCATTTCTATGGCCTTTGCTGTTCCAATAGCATGTGCCGAGGTCCCTATAGCAATTCCCTTTGCCACCGGATGGTTAATTCTAAAAACTTTACAAACTGTCTCTGCTATCATATTTCCTAGAATACCTGTAATAATAATGACCGCTACTGTTATGGTGACCATTCCACCTAGCTCTTCTGATACACCCATACCAATAGCCGTTGTAATGGATTTAGGAAGTAAAGTCACATACTGTTCGTGGCTAAAATGAAACACAAAGGCCATTACTAAGATGCAAGTCAAACTCGTTAAAGCTCCTGAAAAAATCCCAATTAAAATAGCTGCCACATTTTTCTTTAATAATTCTAATTCTTCATAAAGCGGAATAGCCAAACATACGGTTGCTGGTGTAAGAAGATAACTGATATATTTTGCTCCTTGATTATAGGTATCGTAGTCAATGTCACAGATTAATAAAAAAGCAACCACTACTATGATTGAAATCAACAATGGATTAAAGATTGTCTTTTTAAATTTCTTCTTAAGCATCATACCTAGCTCATATCCCGCTAGACTTATGAGCACTCCTAAAAAAGTAGAATTATATAACATCTCTTTCATCCTGATGACCTTCCTTCCTATATACTATCCATTGTGTTATTTTACCTGCTACTACCATGACTAGAACTGTAGAGATTAGGGTAATCACAATTACCTGTAATAAGATGGACTCAAGACTCTGCCAAGATACCATTAATCCTACCGCTGCTGGAATAAACATCATTGGCATAATTTCTATTAAGAATACGCCAGTCTCTTTTATCTGTTCTAAACGAATTACACCTGTCACTAGTAAAATAAGCATCAACACTAAACCATATATACTAGCTGGTATTGGTAAGGGTACTATGCTATTTAGTATTTCTCCAATAAAAGTGATTCCTAAAATAATGCCAAACTGCCTAACATACTTCATACTGTCCCCTCTTTTCTGATTGGTCTTACCAATTCAGCATTATATACTTTATTTCTAATTTTTTCAACACTATATGAATACATAAAAAAAGGCATAGTAAAGCTAAATACAATAGAAAAGAGCCTTAAACTTAGCTAACGCTAAATTTAAGGCTCTTTTTCTATCCTAAATATTTCTCATAAGCTTCACAGAAGTCGCGCTTATGGTATTCTTTTCTTAAAGCTTCCATCCAATCTAAGTTAAAATTCGTTAATCTTTCTGTAATATCGACGATATCCCCTTGAATAACGTTTCTAGATAAATCTTCATTGGCCATTTTGAGTCCATTGACACCATCTCCAAACAGAGCTTCATTATGTTTTTGAATATAACTCACTTCAATGAGCGATTTATATAATTTTTTAAGTAATTCCATTTGATTTTTATCCACATCAATACTAAAGCCTTGCTCATTGATAAAGAATTTAATTTCAATATCTAAGTCAATAGTCCCTGCTGTTTCTAAAGTCACCTGAGATACCTTATAATATTTAAAGTCATAACGTTTAACAAGCCTTTTTTTCTCTATAGCTGACTTCCCATCTACATGAATAAGTCCATAATTAGTAAACACATACTCATCTGTTTTAGATTTAATAACAAAGAAGATTTTTTCTCCATCCTCTTGTAAAATAAAGTCATCTCCATCTACCTTATCAAAGTCTTGAGGTGAGATAATCTTACCAATATCTGATAGTCCTAAAGTATCTGCTGCTACTCTTCCTAAAAAACCACCTGCCATTTTTGGCTACCCCCTTATAAAAATTCATTTATATTTTTATTATAGCATATCTATATGCATTATTTCATTTTTTCTTTATTCCGATTCATTACCTCAATAAATACTTCTGCCTGTTTAGATCAATTGAATATAATAAGCTCTCTAGTCCATCTTTGCTGAACCTTATAATCTCATTATTGGCTTAAGCTAGTGAGAGGAAGAACTATAAAATTGTTGATGATTGTAGTTCTCCATTTTCTTACTATATTCACTTAGAATGCTCTTATATTTGGTATAACTTTTGTTGTCAAGTTCCCCACGCTCATAGCAACCTTCAATCAGCATAATAGCTTCTTGCCTTGCCTCAATAGCTAAGTCCTTATAATTATTTTCTAAGTAAAGCTGAAGGTCATTTATTTGTGTTTCAATTTGCTTTTGTGCTTTTTTATTTACCTTTCTCTTCAATAGATTGAACATATGACTTCCCCTTTTTTATTCTATTTAACACCCTTTTATTTTATCTTATTATAATCATTTCTTTGAATCAATGACCAAAATGATTTATGTTATCAGGGTGCTATAGATGAGGACATTTCTAAAATTCTCAAGAGATTTCTTGAGTAGTAACTACTTATTTTGAGTGAGTCTCTCAATATAGTTATTAATATAAGGAGAATCACCTTTATATTGTTCAATGGGCAAACCAGCATGATCCATATGAATGATAGCATTTCTTCTTATCACATTTTTTCCTCGCCAGCCGCAAGAAGTCGGACTCATTTTTTCCTTAAAATAGGAATTATCCA
Coding sequences:
- a CDS encoding chromate transporter, which translates into the protein MSHKKETQHGHLLWQLFISTFMLSACTFGGGFVIVSLMKKKFVEELGWIEESEMLDITAIAQSSPGPIPINASVILGYRMRGIIGSIVAVLGTSIPPLVIISIIAVFYDAFRHNAVIATALLVMRAGVAAVICDVVINLAKNIIRTGNRFYMVLMVITFVMTYFMGISAMTIILLCIAIGLITLLLEMKRNKQQGDC
- a CDS encoding chromate transporter yields the protein MLLQLFLSFLKVGLFSVGGGYAAIPLIQNQIVNVHGLMTMAEFTDLITIAEMTPGPISINSATFVGTQLAGLPGALICTLGCILPAFILCLILAHFYYKYRNLSGVQTILASLRPAVVALISSAGLAILSLALFNADKSEIVLANFRPVEFCLFIGSLVALRKFKFNPIMVIFGSGIIGTLVYSIF
- a CDS encoding LysR family transcriptional regulator, which gives rise to MTIRHLRIFVAVVKEGKMGIAAKSLFISQPSVSQAIKEIEDYYGIKLFERLSKKLYITENGQLLFQYAQHILQSFDEMEVNLNHLGEKVNLRIGATITAGTYMLEPMITTFEEQNPQVKIKVTVNNTYRLQEMLLNSQLDVGIIEGEVNAPDLVKQSVCQDPLVVAVGKKHPLYGQKSLPITALQGHHLICREEGSGIRSLFRRHLEEHQVMMEVKWECTNTEAIKAAAIAGQGIAVFSARTIEQEVKKEILHIIELEGISLSRQICVVSHKDKFLSKQLMSFLDCLRVNGLKA
- a CDS encoding methyl-accepting chemotaxis protein, translated to MRKKGRTQLTQKKKLTNRPLKQKEKLKVKSATKKDKFVSIKSSIISMCICFAIIPLLIVNIFSAKVSKDVVRDTTQQLSEEIIKQVSENITVFNAQVEQKITDFVVSNTIPINNFEKYNSDDMFDKLTGSRNISSQINAVFSLNSAVTNIWVVPTNGEIIAGGESNKYKIESIERIRDYDIDMTPTWIAGIGDLSDSIFIARKVNNKKTSKDIIVMEVNLSKMVSAIDQVNLLSDSSIVIVDNNKKNIYSKPAERAQISDKIWTTIENGEENGSTIVDKQLVTYHTMSNGWKMIVQIPERSLTERIQTASLFTWILVLVVAALAIVVGTRIAKKFSNPIIELMKLMKKAEEGDLTIEASNKGHNEVALLCKSFNHMMFNIHKLLEETKEVVASTLKNSQILSESTNETVEGFTQLTTSVGEIAEGANHQASDTQEGVVAMANLGESIQMVSEKTQNIYKNTQGAKEMLHEASDTMTLLNTTMASSISITKEMNASVGELNELNKGIEKMMKFLDSISEQTNLLALNASIEAARAGEVGKGFAVVAEEVRKLAEQSKSSTVTIGKTLQEIENKTLNTTELVGKANEIFNKQNQAVDKTAVIFKEMISILQHMDEELSHINSQVDDMNKLRSETSSKISNIAAVIEESTAATEEVSAFSEEQKGVIQNLSVLSQNLVESMKRLESSIENFKL
- a CDS encoding iron-containing alcohol dehydrogenase, with protein sequence MARFTLPRDLYHGKGSINELKNLTGKKAIVVVGGGSMKRFGFLDQVVDNLKEAGMEVKLFENVEPDPSVETVMKGAEVMREFEPDWIVAIGGGSPIDAAKAMWVFYEYPETTFEAIIQPFSFPTLRQKAKFCAIPSTSGTATEVTAFSVITDYAKGIKYPLADFNITPDIAIVDPNLAETMPAQLTAHTGMDALTHAIEAYVSTCHSCFTDPLALKAIEMIFDDLQASYEGDMEAREQMHYAQCLAGMAFSNALLGIVHSMAHKTGAAYKNGHIVHGCANAMYLPQVIRFNAKDEVAAKRYADIAKFIDLEGDTTEGLVKALCDKIEAYNVALNIPKCIKDYENGMVPEDEFLEKLPEVAALAISDACTGSNPRIPDQKQMEELLKCCYYGTEVDF
- a CDS encoding LysR family transcriptional regulator, which codes for MNLQQLRYVLEVEKSSSITRAAKNLFMGQPNLSKAIKELELEIGITIFKRTPKGVEPTRDGKQFLQYARTILSQMDELESLYKTYHKETFKLAVSVPRATYISTAFSRFLNTSLKEENVESLPLNIHYKETNAHTTIQDVATGESDLGIVRYQKLHESYFLALIKEQGLQYECIGEFAMCIMLHKNHPLANYQDIPFHALGQYIEILHGDFQEPNLTFSHIKKGADMDTAQKRIYIYDRSSQFDLLEQVKGTYLWVSPMPEETLKKHNLVTRKCSLASPTTDMMIYPHKDMLKSHELALISVLRSTLNSLNPK
- a CDS encoding mechanosensitive ion channel family protein; amino-acid sequence: MWLWIQEQIIHSNTMINKIIYSIVSLIIILILKQYTQKLIKTVGEGQERKYKHRKVLSGIYAVLYLLCLLIIWQKSSTSFLTLLGFLSAGFTIAIRDVFVNLIGGLYILFAKPFKVGERIEVAGQIGDVIDVNLLHFTMLEVGNRIMQEQSTGRILHMPNMLVFSGPLANYETGFKYIWNEMTVKLDLASDLEQVKALFYEIIEKYSSDYIEEAKKQIETASKQYLICYNNLTPIIYTEIKDGAMWLSLRYLCEPRKVRVTENLIWEEILKCIQDKDNIKLL
- a CDS encoding FadR/GntR family transcriptional regulator, giving the protein MENKEYFKVIEYIKEQMKNGTIQIGGKLETERKLSEKLGISRPSIREALRSMENIGLIESKQGSGNYLLGNFSKNLTESFSLMLLMKQVDYVDITEVRRAIELEAYKIAMRSISDQQLKDIKSCLVNPLNERFENEILFDKNFHFSIVKATGNGFMMNIVEPLASVCEELIEETLKKATIDEREQLAQYHMQIYLGLEEKNLEKGLSAINAHYDLINQLQ
- a CDS encoding LrgB family protein, which encodes MKEMLYNSTFLGVLISLAGYELGMMLKKKFKKTIFNPLLISIIVVVAFLLICDIDYDTYNQGAKYISYLLTPATVCLAIPLYEELELLKKNVAAILIGIFSGALTSLTCILVMAFVFHFSHEQYVTLLPKSITTAIGMGVSEELGGMVTITVAVIIITGILGNMIAETVCKVFRINHPVAKGIAIGTSAHAIGTAKAIEMGRIEGAMSSLSIAISGLLTVVGASIFATFI
- a CDS encoding CidA/LrgA family protein, yielding MKYVRQFGIILGITFIGEILNSIVPLPIPASIYGLVLMLILLVTGVIRLEQIKETGVFLIEIMPMMFIPAAVGLMVSWQSLESILLQVIVITLISTVLVMVVAGKITQWIVYRKEGHQDERDVI
- a CDS encoding PH domain-containing protein, coding for MAGGFLGRVAADTLGLSDIGKIISPQDFDKVDGDDFILQEDGEKIFFVIKSKTDEYVFTNYGLIHVDGKSAIEKKRLVKRYDFKYYKVSQVTLETAGTIDLDIEIKFFINEQGFSIDVDKNQMELLKKLYKSLIEVSYIQKHNEALFGDGVNGLKMANEDLSRNVIQGDIVDITERLTNFNLDWMEALRKEYHKRDFCEAYEKYLG